In Telopea speciosissima isolate NSW1024214 ecotype Mountain lineage chromosome 10, Tspe_v1, whole genome shotgun sequence, the DNA window TCCAGTGAACCAAGGAGGGTTGGAGTTGTCAAAAAATGTTAGCTTTCCTGAGACACTACAGGAATCAAACATTATGGACTTGGAAAGGATGAGAGTGCATGAATACTTGGAGACTGTTCATGATCCAACTGATGTTTTCTGGGATCTTCCCCCTCTTTGTCAGTTGTTCTGTTCAATTTGATGCTTGCTCATCACTatcatcttctctctttccttttttttttctttacttctttaATGTGGAACTTGTAATAGTGCATATATGGTTTTGTATTGGATGAAGAAGTTCCAATGCAAGAGGGGTTTTCAAGGGTAACATATGCTGTGTTTCCTTGTGGCTAGTTCTTACCATTTTAATATTTCTAGTGCAAAAAATATGGCAAATTCCACTGCCATCAATCAAAAGAATCCTCCGATCATTCAAGACTCTACCAAGTTCTAtctaacaaacaaaaaaatctcTACCAAAGTCTATCCAATCATTTTGCATTTAAAACTACAGCTACATAAAATTGTTAAGAGCAACTATGTCTATCTGTATTCTAATTTCTACACATGATTCGTGTTTTTTattcatattattattattccaCCAAATAATCTCTGGGTACCCTGTGCGTTGTTTAAATCAATGAAGACGTGTGAAGAAGATCTTCCTCCTTTGTAAGCATTTCCTTCAATCACTATATGAGAAAATAGCTTCAGCCTTATTTCCTTGGAAGAGTTCCTGCATAGAATCAAACACATTATAGAGTGAGGAATAGAATAAACATCCTTCTTCATCTCTTAGAAAGTGATTTTCTTTTCACGGTGAAACTCACTTTCCAAGAAGTGAAGAATGTTCTTTCACCTCCAATGGCTCTACCCCCACACAAGCACCAACTTCTCCAAAGCAACCTCCTTCACATTCCTAGAGATATCGTGGATTCTTCGACCGTCCATTGCAATAGTAAGTTAAGTGAAAATATTCCCAGAAGTGAGAAGCATTTGATCCGAATCGCTCCTAAGAATTTTAAAATCAGTCATTGTCTCTGAAAACTCACCGATTCAGGGGAGTCTTGGTATGTATATTCCGATCCAGAATGACAGAAATAGGGATCAGTAGTTCAATACCAGCATTTTTGAAACCCTGTTCTTGGGTCGTCACATCTTCCCTTTTACAAGTCTATATGAACAATGGAGGAGTCCAATCCTCCAAACCCAGAAACCATAAGAAAGGCTAGCTTGTAGctctttcaaaattttggtattTGGCTTAAAGATGTTCAAAATGCAGGCACGAGATCGTGTTGACGGAGGGATTGAAGGAGCCCCTGGAACTTCTCGAGTACCTGCAGAATTCTTCTTCTAagcctcttcctccttctcctccctaATACTCTAGTTCTCCCTTGCTTCCTTCACTGGTCTGAGACAAAAAATTCAGACGGTCACAAATGGTTACTCAAACCAATAAGAATACAGGAAGAATCAGAATTGGAAATATCACAGGAGCCAATTTAATCCAGCTCCCATGGCTACAACATAGCTATTCCGCCCTCTTGACTGTCAGTGTTGAAGATGGTGGTACTCAGAGCAATGAATACACTGGAGATATAGAAATTGGGGTTCAAGTCTTGAAGCTATGAAATCCTCCATACTCATGTAAGACCTATCATTCAGAGGACTTCGATGCAAAATAAATTTGTATtaatgtacttttttaggctttggTGAATAAATTATACCTGAACTTCTCTCAAGGTTTAGGCCCCACACAGACAGAGAGATGCATAGAGCTCCTCTCCCGCACAGGACGATGTCCAGCGCACATCATCCGGCTGGGGATGCCTCAATCCACATGCCACTGCACCGGGATACATGTGGTGGTGTGGATCGAAGCCCCCCCAGCCGCACGAtgtgcgctggagaggagccggatcccagAGAGATGGCTCATAATCCTAGCAGATCGAGTCAGAAAGAAATCAAACTTTGCTCGTTCAACTTCAACCCCTTGGGCTCCACTTGGATGAAGAGTACTTCTGTAAAATTATGTTACTCACTTCTCACTGACATTTTTTCATGGAAAAGGCACCAATAGTTTTTAACATTAGTTTCGCTGTGGGCTACAGAATAAGTTCTGAGATAGCGCAAAGAGCAGCTCACTCTCCAATGCCATCAGTCCTCATGGTTAATTAAAAACATTAGTGTTATATCCATGATTCCATAGGCTGCAAAACCACAATTAATGGATGAGTTATTGAATTACCACCACTGAAAACTGCACTAGAATTCAAAACAGAATTCTCAAGCGAATCCCCTTTACAATGCACTGAAAGCATCTTCCTTTCAGAACAAAATCTGGGGAGAGGAGAACTCACAATACTAATGGTATCTCTTTCAAGAAATTTTAGGTTTAGAAAGAATGCCATAAAGTTTCTACTAGCTGATTAACATGTAATTGGATTATCAAAAATCATTACACCTCAAACCATTAGgaacacacaaatcaaagcacAACTAAAACACCAGAACATGGAATGATGTGATAATGCATAATGGAAGATAGGGACAACATGAGAGAGAAACAAGGGATTGATGAGTGCCCCCCAGAAGTACTCAATAATCGTCACCTTCCTCTTCATCATCAACACCCTCAGCTCCAACTTCCTCATAGTCTTTCTCGAGCGCAGCCAAATCCTCACGGGCTTCTGAGAACTCCCCTTCCTCCATACCCTCACCAACATACCAGTGGACAAATGCCCTCTTGGAATACATAAGATCAAATTTGTGGTCAATACGAGAGAACACCTCGGCCACAGCTGTGTTGTTGCTTATCATGCACACTGCACGCTGCACCTTGGCTAGGTCACCCCCAGGGACCACCGTTGGAGGTTGATAGTTAATCCCGCACTTGAAGCCCGTAGGACACCTTCAAATCCACCCACACCAGGAAAGCATTAGATTCTAGATGGAGAGTTCATATAATGTTTATATGAACGAGGATAAAAGTAAGATATCCAGACTTTCTCCTATGATCAAGCATTTTCATTCACCATCAAATACAATGCAGAAGATTGAATTATGAGGATCACATGTCCGTTTCAACAGTGAGCTCAGGTAAACCCACTGCAAGGACATGATGGATCTCATCCATTCTAAATTCTATCCCATTTACAGGCATGGACAACTGCATTTCATCCACCATTAATAATAGTCCTTCAGGCCATGTCTTTTTGgaggggacttaggtggggtgggaaaatgctgatgtggcacttcaaaatcccaccccaaccttgtttggttaatttgggATGGTAAACTTACAAAAGCCCAGGGGACATCGTTAATTGCTTTGTCTGCTgatttggtgggactttggttaCTGTTCATGAAAAAAGAAACTTTATCTCAACATTTCCACCCCAACAACACCCCCACCAACATGTTggtcccatcttcccaacaatcccaccccacctttctctctaaacaaacggggcctcaATTTACTATTCCAAAAGTGTTGGGCATTAGCAAAATTTGCCATCCCTCGCATCATATCCCAAGCTAGATAAGGTAGTGCTGCATCAGGTTAGCAGCTTGCACTACCTTTTACCAAACCATTTGAACATGAATCCTGACAATTCCTTTTTCAAGTACAATCCCAAGAAGTTGGGATAAGATTTAGATGGGTTGGGTTTAAATAGAAAGAGATGCTCGCATACTTACCAGTCCACAAACTGAACAGTCCGCTTGGTCTTGATGGTTGCAACAGCAGCATTAACGTCCTTGGGAACGACATCTCCACGGTACATCAAACAGCAGGCCATGTATTTCCCGTGCCTAGGGTCACATTTGGCCATCATGCTTGAAGGCTCAAACACTGCATTTGTGATCTCAGGTATCGATAGCTGTTCATGGAATGCTTTCTCGGCTGATATAACGGGAGCATACGAGGACAGCATGAAATGTATTCTGGGGTATGGTACAAGGTTGGTTTGAAATTCTGTAACATCCACATTGATGGCCCCATCAAACCTCAAGGAAGTAGTCAAAGATGAAATGACCTGAGATATCAAGCGGTTCAAGTTGGTGTAAGTTGGCCGTTCTATGTCTAGGGATCTCCGGCAAATATCATAAATTGCTTCATTGTCCAAAAGCACAGACACATCTGTATGTTCCAGGAGGGAATGAGTGGAGAGCACACTGTTATAAGGCTCCACAACTGCTGTAGAGACCTGTTATTCAGGACAATCAAACCAATCAGAGTTCAATGCTAATAGCTCAAACTCAAACAGAAGTAGTATCTTAACTAGACACAGAGAAAGATGAATTGTTAACTCTGAGTAGATATATCGTCTGCATAAATCAGAAGTTACCTGTGGAGAAGGATAGATAGTGAACCCAAGCTTTGACTTCTTCCCGTAATCCACAGATAATCGTTCCAACAACAAAGAACCCAAACCAGAACCAGTGCCACCACCCACGGCACTAAATACCAGAAACCCTTGCAAACCAGTGCAGTTGTCAGCTAATTTCCTCACTCGGTCAAGGCATAGATCTACAATTTCCTTTCCCACTGCAGCACATAACATCAAAATAGTTTAGCCACAGAAGCCGACATTGTAAAAGGATCAAAGAACATGAGATGCAACTAACCAGTATAATGTCCTCTGGCAAAATTATTAGCAGCATCTTCCTTCCCAGAAATGAGTTGCTCCGGGTGAAAAAGCTGCCTGTAGGACCCAGTCCTAACTTCATCAATGACAGTGGGTTCCAAATCAACAAATATAGCTCTTGGTACATGCCTGCCAGAACCAGTCTCACTGAAGAAAGTATTAAACGCATCATGTGCAACACCAATTGTATTATCACTGCAAGGACAACAAAGCAGTTAGAATCCCACCAATCACCATGGATCGGCTTTCCTCAATCAAATTCAGGAATGTAGTGATAGTTTCACAATAGACATATCCTGTTTGTGACAATTGAAACTTTACACGTTAGCCCAAAGAAAGACCAATGTAGAGAAGGTCACTGTTACTTAGATGCCAACAACTATAAGGGCATTCCACATAGAACAAATACTTTCACGCAAAACAGAATTTCACAGAATCTTCAACAACcaaaaatatttcatcttttacAGGCCAAATGAGGAAGAAAACAAGATGAATACAGTTTGGACTTTTTTGagtaaagaacaaaaaaaaattatatatatatatatatttacagtTTGAACATAAGATTATTGATTGTAGGTTCTTtgtctattattattatttttttattttttttttgaggggggggggggaatggtaGAGTGAGTATGATTTCAAATCATTGCCAGCCAAACAAATCACTATACAAGTGACgaaaggaaagaggaaaaattataaaaaactaTTTGACACCTCATTAACAACAGCAAAAGCAACCAACTCTAACTCACACAGAAAAAGGGCAATAGTAGATCAAATAATGCATTTGGCACTGCATTCATGCTCCCTACATGGAGTGAATCAAACAAGTACTGCACTGTCACCATATAAATGAAAATCAGgaaaccctaaactaatctaGCTCCAAATACACATCAATATCCATGAACAAGAGGAATATTGACCACTGTAAACATAAGGAACCTAAGGAATCATAATAAAACCTTTTTATTCGATTTTGACGATACAGAAGAATTGAATTACATCAGAATACAACATCTTTTGAGTCAAATATATTATACCtcccaaacaaataaatattcaaAGTagtgtattgttgggacttgggagttgagaTGTAgaagactagggtagtaaggtgtctatgacttattTATTATTCATTGTATTTGGGTTGGGTATCAATGTAATATGCACTGTGAACAATTCATTGCatcttgtggtttgtagtagaaactatAAGTCTTCTAACTATTTCTtgaataattattcaatattatgtgtcttcatatgttattgcataatttacttgtttacttgccaattatgtctcatatcattcaaacaatgtgcagaataggcaatattacattaagggttcagcctttactgccaaccaagggtgtgAATCAAAATACCAAATtaggtgggtttttttttcatttgaagatttaaatatgttttttaAGCATAAAACAAGCTTCGCTTAAAGTTTTGGAGCCTACTATGCCCAACTGCCCACTGAAACATCATtccaaacacacaaaaaaaatgcattatttcattgagatctcgagaatctcgacctggtCAAGACGAGTTTTCAAACCATGACTTTCACATATTTACTATTTGCATCTAAGCACTTGATTCAAGTCTTTTCTTGCTTGGGTGAGCCCATTAGTGTGGCCAgaatttacagaattgccattgcTCTAGTATATTTGCACTTTCTTGTTTTAGTGGGCCTCAGATCACATCAGTTTGGGATTacaattttttgaagattggTACTTGCATGGAGTGATGTTTCTACTCTTAAGTGGATTTTGCACattgttatttaatattagaTGTCGGTTCTTTCGTTGCGAAACCACCATTTTGCTGTTGTTATTATTGGAGATTATTTGCTCAAATTTGTTTGAATTTGGACTATCTGGGGTTTTATTTGCTATCTTTCGTGATGCTGGTAATTGCTGCCATATGATGATGGGTTACACTTTGGTATTCTCCCTtgcattatttgtccacgtgcAGTTACGCAgtctgaaaatccagatttggatctcagatgcaagcaagtccaataatcaaatctgtgatcagatctgagacAAATGAAGCAACGACATTATTAAGGGAAGAAAGATGAGATCGATtttcttgggaggaagaagagagaagaagagagaagaagagaacagaagagaaggaaagaaatcaggtttgggataccGA includes these proteins:
- the LOC122642776 gene encoding tubulin alpha-5 chain-like produces the protein LLCCPCSDNTIGVAHDAFNTFFSETGSGRHVPRAIFVDLEPTVIDEVRTGSYRQLFHPEQLISGKEDAANNFARGHYTVGKEIVDLCLDRVRKLADNCTGLQGFLVFSAVGGGTGSGLGSLLLERLSVDYGKKSKLGFTIYPSPQVSTAVVEPYNSVLSTHSLLEHTDVSVLLDNEAIYDICRRSLDIERPTYTNLNRLISQVISSLTTSLRFDGAINVDVTEFQTNLVPYPRIHFMLSSYAPVISAEKAFHEQLSIPEITNAVFEPSSMMAKCDPRHGKYMACCLMYRGDVVPKDVNAAVATIKTKRTVQFVDWCPTGFKCGINYQPPTVVPGGDLAKVQRAVCMISNNTAVAEVFSRIDHKFDLMYSKRAFVHWYVGEGMEEGEFSEAREDLAALEKDYEEVGAEGVDDEEEGDDY